The genomic DNA TACGAGCATTAAAGAAAGTCCCACTAAAACACGTTTCATTTTTTTCATACTTTGCCTCCCCTTTTCTTTATTTCTTCGGTTTTGTGTAACCGCATACATATTATAGAGCCTATGGTCATAAGACATAAGGAACCACTTTTTAGGAAAGATTCCTCTTTTTTTTAGGTTTGTTCGAGCTATTATTGAATGTGGGCTTCCACTCCGTTCCTAATGGATCGATACTGGCCCGGACTCATTCCCTCGTATTCCTTGAACAGCTTATTAAAATATTTGACTCTCTGATAACCGGTACGGCATGCGACTTCCACTATGGTCAGATTCGTTTTCAGCAGCAGCTCTTTCGCTTTCTGCAATTTTCTGCGGGTGACGTATTCGCTAAAATTCATTTGGCATTGTTCTTTGAATAGCGAGCTGAAATAGCTTCCGTTCAGATGTACATGCGCAGCGACTTCTTGCTGGCTGATCGCCTCCTCTATATGCATTTCCACGTAGTGCATCGCCTTGCGGATCGGATCGCTTAATACGGCTTCTTCATCCCTGATGGCCATCAATTTCGGATCGGCCATCTTCCGCATATAGACGATATCTTCCTGTTCTTCCACGACCTTCAGAGCATCCTCTACAGAGGCAATCAGCTTGTCACGGCCGATCGGCTTTAACAAATAATCCACTACGGACAAACGAAGCGCTTCCTGGGCGTATTCAAACTGGGCATAGCCGGAGACGAGAATAACAGATGGCTGACGCTGCATATTTTTCTTCCTCAGTTCGCTAACTAAAGCAAGACCACTGATCTCCGGCATACGAATGTCCGTTATCATCAGCTCCACGGGAGTCTCCTCAAGAATTTGCAAAGCGGCCCCACCGCTGCTTGCCGTGAGGATCTCATATTGGCCTGCTGCCCATACTCTAAGTATTTTCTTCATGCCTTCTCTCGATCTCGGTTCATCGTCGACGATAAGGATCGTTCGGCTCCTCATGGCATTTCCCCCCCTGTCCCATTCATTTGATTTACTCGTTCTGTCCTGGCCTCTAATCATCATCTCATCCCAAGATAAAAATAAGGGTAGCCCCTAATATTCAATATTAAGACTACCCTCTAGTTGGTATGGAATTGTATTATCTTGTGATTCAAGTACCTCCTTTTTATCACTGAATAATCACAAGATCAAGTTTAAAATATTCTTGAATTCCTATGCGATAATCTTCTGAAATGCTGATGTAACAGCACGAACGCAACACAAAGAGGCCGATTATGATCCGGGCATAATCCAGCTGTTTAAAGTAATTGAGATCTTTCGATAATATTCATCTTTATCCCTCATTATCATATTATACTTTTTTCCTAAGGGAGCATCTCTAGTGTAAAGCATAATTGCATCCTTGCTCGTCACATTTTTTAAAACTTAATATTTTGCCTAAAACTCTATATTCAACTAACTTTATACAACCATTTTCATACTACTCCTTTTGCGGACCTTCTAGTAAATTATTGTTGAGATACTT from Paenibacillus woosongensis includes the following:
- a CDS encoding response regulator transcription factor codes for the protein MRSRTILIVDDEPRSREGMKKILRVWAAGQYEILTASSGGAALQILEETPVELMITDIRMPEISGLALVSELRKKNMQRQPSVILVSGYAQFEYAQEALRLSVVDYLLKPIGRDKLIASVEDALKVVEEQEDIVYMRKMADPKLMAIRDEEAVLSDPIRKAMHYVEMHIEEAISQQEVAAHVHLNGSYFSSLFKEQCQMNFSEYVTRRKLQKAKELLLKTNLTIVEVACRTGYQRVKYFNKLFKEYEGMSPGQYRSIRNGVEAHIQ